A region from the Haloarcula limicola genome encodes:
- the purF gene encoding amidophosphoribosyltransferase has protein sequence MHEKCGVVGISLEDRNAARPLYYSLYALQHRGQESAGIVTHDGFQQHSHVEMGLVGDAFGPGDLQSLNGANGIGHVRYPTAGSVNACCAQPFSVSFKSGSLGLSHNGNLVNADEIGDELADLGHAFTSDGDTEVIAHDLARNLLEEDLVRAVKRTMERIHGSYSLTIMHDETVLGVRDPQGNRPLCIGELEDGYVLASESAAIDTLDGELIRDVKPGELVVLHPDGTGYDTYQLIEQQNTAHCFFEHVYFARPDSTIDDSLVYEVRRELGRKLWEESGVESDVVLPVPDSGRAFASGYAEAAQDDGSDIEFAEGLMKNRYVGRTFIMPTQDERERAVRLKLNPIKSTIEGKTVTIIDDSIVRGTTSTQLIQLLKDAGAEEVNVRIGAPPIVAPCYMGIDMASRDELIAGNQSVEEIREEIEADSLSYLSIDAIADTLETSRADLCLGCVTGEYPYDIEGEETDRDVVRPDIGGEPTPADD, from the coding sequence ATGCACGAGAAGTGCGGCGTTGTCGGCATCTCTCTCGAAGACCGTAACGCCGCCCGCCCCCTCTACTACTCTCTCTACGCGCTCCAGCATCGCGGACAGGAGTCCGCCGGTATCGTCACCCACGACGGTTTCCAACAGCACAGCCACGTCGAGATGGGACTGGTCGGCGACGCCTTCGGTCCCGGCGACCTCCAGTCGCTGAACGGGGCCAACGGGATCGGTCACGTCCGCTATCCCACCGCGGGCAGCGTCAACGCCTGCTGTGCCCAGCCCTTCTCCGTCTCCTTCAAATCCGGTTCGCTGGGCCTCTCGCACAACGGGAACCTCGTCAACGCCGACGAGATCGGCGACGAACTGGCGGACCTCGGCCACGCCTTCACGAGCGACGGCGACACCGAAGTCATCGCCCACGACCTCGCGCGCAACCTCCTAGAGGAGGACCTCGTCCGCGCCGTCAAGCGGACGATGGAGCGCATCCACGGCTCCTATTCGCTGACCATCATGCACGACGAGACGGTGCTCGGCGTGCGAGACCCGCAGGGCAACCGCCCGCTGTGTATCGGCGAACTGGAAGACGGCTACGTGCTGGCCTCCGAGTCGGCCGCCATCGACACGCTCGACGGCGAGCTCATCCGGGACGTGAAGCCCGGCGAACTGGTCGTCCTCCATCCGGACGGCACCGGGTACGACACCTACCAACTGATCGAGCAGCAGAACACGGCTCACTGCTTCTTCGAACACGTCTACTTCGCCCGGCCGGACTCGACGATCGACGACAGTCTCGTCTACGAAGTCCGCCGCGAACTGGGCCGCAAGCTCTGGGAAGAGTCGGGCGTCGAATCGGACGTGGTGCTTCCAGTCCCCGACTCCGGGCGCGCGTTCGCCTCCGGCTACGCCGAGGCCGCGCAGGACGACGGTTCGGATATCGAGTTCGCGGAGGGCCTGATGAAGAACCGCTACGTCGGTCGGACGTTCATCATGCCGACGCAGGACGAGCGGGAACGCGCCGTCCGCCTGAAGCTCAACCCGATCAAATCGACCATCGAGGGGAAGACCGTCACCATCATCGACGACTCCATCGTCCGCGGAACGACCTCGACGCAGCTCATCCAGCTGCTGAAAGACGCCGGCGCGGAGGAAGTCAACGTCCGTATCGGCGCGCCACCCATCGTCGCGCCCTGTTACATGGGCATCGACATGGCCTCCCGCGACGAACTCATCGCCGGCAACCAGTCCGTCGAGGAGATCCGCGAGGAGATCGAGGCCGACTCGCTGTCGTATCTCTCGATCGACGCCATCGCCGACACGCTCGAGACCAGTCGGGCAGACCTCTGTCTGGGCTGTGTCACCGGCGAGTACCCGTACGACATCGAGGGCGAGGAGACCGACCGCGACGTCGTCCGTCCCGACATCGGTGGGGAACCGACGCCGGCTGACGATTAG
- a CDS encoding zinc-dependent metalloprotease, with amino-acid sequence MGLYHSVRAVAGASGDGPLDWSAVTAAAKEATDPGDLDVSADERRGYASDVRDARDRVREVGGLDFDLPDTVEIQHRHHWIDANVATFERVMAPIEQQAQFIPGIARVVNTGSMAFALSFLANNVLGQYDPLLLADGDDHALYFVRPNIRKVAAQLDVDQDRFRRWIAFHEVTHAAEFGAAPWLSEHMEEKMEEAIERLSDGNLDRASLGELDTTMTAVEGYAELLMDRAFDDEYDDLRRKVDERRQGRGPVAELVRRLLGLGMKRRQYERGKAFFEAVADARGVAAAGRVWDSPETLPTDDEIENPSLWVRRVDP; translated from the coding sequence ATGGGATTGTATCACAGCGTCCGCGCCGTCGCGGGCGCGTCCGGCGACGGGCCATTGGACTGGAGCGCCGTCACGGCCGCCGCCAAGGAGGCGACGGACCCGGGCGACCTCGACGTCTCCGCCGACGAGCGCAGGGGGTACGCGAGCGACGTCCGCGACGCTCGCGACCGCGTTCGCGAGGTCGGCGGGCTCGACTTCGACCTCCCGGACACGGTCGAGATCCAACACCGTCACCACTGGATAGACGCGAACGTGGCGACCTTCGAGCGGGTGATGGCCCCGATCGAGCAGCAGGCGCAGTTCATCCCCGGAATCGCCCGCGTCGTCAACACCGGCTCGATGGCCTTCGCCCTCTCGTTTCTCGCGAACAACGTCCTCGGCCAGTACGACCCGCTCCTGCTGGCCGACGGCGACGACCACGCGCTCTATTTCGTGCGCCCGAACATCCGGAAGGTCGCCGCCCAACTCGACGTGGACCAGGACCGCTTCCGGCGCTGGATCGCCTTCCACGAGGTGACGCACGCCGCGGAGTTCGGGGCCGCGCCGTGGCTCTCCGAGCACATGGAGGAGAAGATGGAGGAGGCCATCGAGCGCCTCAGCGACGGCAACTTAGATCGTGCCTCGCTCGGCGAACTGGACACGACGATGACCGCCGTCGAGGGGTACGCGGAGCTGCTGATGGACCGCGCCTTCGACGACGAGTACGACGACCTGCGGCGGAAGGTCGACGAACGCCGACAGGGACGCGGCCCCGTCGCGGAACTCGTCCGCCGGCTGCTCGGCCTCGGGATGAAACGCCGGCAGTACGAGCGCGGAAAGGCGTTCTTCGAGGCCGTCGCCGACGCTCGCGGTGTCGCGGCCGCCGGACGCGTCTGGGACTCGCCCGAGACGCTCCCGACTGACGACGAGATCGAGAATCCGTCGCTCTGGGTACGTCGCGTCGACCCGTAA
- a CDS encoding LSM domain-containing protein — protein MSGRPLDVLEASLGEDVTVQLKGGELFEGELTGYDQHMNLVIEDEDTTIIRGDNVVSINP, from the coding sequence ATGAGTGGACGACCGCTGGACGTACTCGAAGCGTCGCTCGGCGAGGACGTCACCGTACAACTGAAGGGCGGCGAGCTGTTCGAGGGCGAGCTCACCGGGTACGACCAGCACATGAACCTCGTCATCGAAGACGAAGACACAACGATTATACGCGGGGATAACGTCGTCTCGATTAACCCATGA
- a CDS encoding DUF420 domain-containing protein, with translation MNRTRDRVPELTGILTAVSLALVFGAVLGAIPPRVLPRAPESALAAIPHLNAAISAAAIVTIVTGIRAIRNGDVERHRRLMVAAFGLFGAFLILYLYRITLEGPTDFAGPAAVESFVYLPLLAVHILLAIVAIPMVYYTLLLAASYPVAELPATNHPKAGKLAAGLWLVSFSLGIVVYAMLYLVW, from the coding sequence ATGAATCGGACACGGGACCGCGTCCCCGAGCTGACGGGCATCCTGACCGCGGTCTCGCTGGCGCTCGTCTTCGGGGCCGTCCTCGGCGCGATCCCGCCTCGCGTCCTCCCGCGCGCTCCGGAGTCCGCCCTCGCGGCGATCCCGCATCTCAACGCCGCTATCAGCGCCGCCGCGATCGTGACCATCGTCACGGGTATCCGCGCGATACGGAACGGCGACGTCGAGCGCCACCGCCGCCTGATGGTCGCGGCGTTCGGCCTGTTCGGAGCCTTCTTGATTCTGTACCTCTACCGCATCACGCTGGAGGGACCGACGGACTTCGCTGGCCCCGCCGCCGTCGAGTCGTTCGTCTACCTCCCGCTGCTCGCCGTCCACATTCTGCTGGCGATCGTCGCCATCCCGATGGTGTACTACACCCTGTTGCTGGCCGCGAGCTATCCGGTCGCGGAGCTCCCGGCGACGAACCACCCGAAGGCCGGAAAGCTGGCGGCCGGGCTCTGGTTGGTCTCCTTCTCGCTCGGCATCGTCGTCTACGCGATGCTGTATCTGGTGTGGTGA
- a CDS encoding AI-2E family transporter, with protein sequence MEWTPSKSRAAWWVLGLFVVVLLAWVFTNYAGAFVLGLFLYYVTRPAHRRLQSRFRPTIAAVVSLLVLAVPVVLLVGYTLAVAAQELGNLAQTVDLGPLAGFIEPYLDVSTIVQDPEVLLENPDVVSAGQVFATGILAYLPLVGAALIDLFLALTVAYYLLRDGPRLSRWLRNTLGGNSAVFDEYVDLVDEDLGSVFFGNILNAFVVAIVAVVLYSTLDAVAPAGGIPYPALVGVLAGAASLIPVVGMKLVYIPVALGLFGRAFLNGEPLWFPTVFVVATVVIVDFIPDLLLRPYVSGRNLHVGLVMIAYIIGPTLFGWYGLFLGPLLLVVVYHFARLIVPTLTGNEGAERTPTPPADAAGIRAAEPSARDEGATEGDAT encoded by the coding sequence ATGGAGTGGACACCGTCCAAGAGCCGCGCGGCGTGGTGGGTCCTCGGCCTGTTCGTCGTCGTCTTACTGGCGTGGGTGTTCACCAACTACGCCGGCGCGTTCGTCCTCGGCCTGTTCCTCTACTACGTGACTCGGCCGGCACACCGGCGGCTGCAGTCCCGGTTCCGACCGACCATCGCCGCGGTGGTCTCGCTGCTCGTCCTCGCCGTTCCGGTGGTCCTCCTCGTGGGCTATACGCTCGCCGTCGCGGCACAGGAACTGGGCAACCTGGCACAGACGGTCGATCTCGGCCCGCTGGCGGGGTTCATCGAACCGTACCTCGACGTCTCCACGATCGTTCAGGACCCCGAGGTGCTGCTCGAAAACCCGGACGTCGTCAGCGCCGGACAGGTGTTCGCGACCGGTATCCTCGCGTACCTCCCGCTGGTCGGGGCGGCGCTCATCGACCTGTTTCTGGCGCTCACCGTCGCCTACTACCTCCTGCGGGACGGACCGCGGCTCAGCCGGTGGCTCCGGAACACGCTCGGCGGCAACTCGGCCGTCTTCGACGAGTACGTCGACCTGGTCGACGAGGACCTCGGGAGCGTCTTCTTCGGGAACATCCTCAACGCGTTCGTCGTCGCCATCGTCGCGGTGGTCCTCTACTCCACGCTGGACGCCGTCGCGCCCGCCGGCGGCATCCCGTATCCGGCGCTCGTCGGCGTCCTCGCGGGCGCGGCGAGCCTGATCCCGGTCGTCGGCATGAAACTGGTGTATATCCCGGTGGCGCTCGGTCTCTTCGGCCGGGCGTTCCTCAACGGCGAACCGCTGTGGTTCCCGACGGTGTTCGTCGTCGCCACCGTGGTCATCGTCGACTTCATCCCCGACCTCCTGCTCCGGCCGTACGTCTCCGGGCGCAACCTCCACGTCGGCCTCGTGATGATCGCGTACATCATCGGGCCGACGCTGTTCGGGTGGTACGGCCTCTTCCTCGGCCCGCTGTTGCTCGTCGTGGTCTATCACTTCGCGCGGCTGATCGTCCCGACGCTGACCGGCAACGAAGGGGCCGAGCGGACGCCGACGCCGCCAGCGGACGCGGCGGGTATCCGCGCCGCCGAGCCGTCGGCGAGGGACGAGGGAGCCACCGAGGGCGACGCCACGTAG
- a CDS encoding M20/M25/M40 family metallo-hydrolase, which translates to MEERRREFLESLLTTPGPSGYEADSQRVWVDYVSEFADEVRTDDYGNAVATLRGSDTSVALAGHGDEIGFIVRDLTDDGFVRLERIGGSDKTVSRGQHVTVHTADGPVSGVVGQTAIHLREGEEESVPEVAEQHVDVGAEDGEELESLVDRGDPVTFTQTVSELANGRLAARGMDNRVGIWAAAEGLRRAAERGVDATVHAVSTVQEEVGLQGAKMVGFDLDPDAVVAVDVTHAPDSPDSPSDRSTGVELGGGPVVSRGSANHPVVVESLRETGTDEEIDVQLQATGIRTGTDADAFYTARGGIPAVSVGLPNRYMHTPVEVIDPADLDALADLLAGFAARATDDAPFSVDV; encoded by the coding sequence ATGGAGGAACGACGACGCGAGTTCTTGGAGTCGCTGTTGACCACGCCGGGTCCCTCCGGCTACGAGGCCGACAGCCAGCGCGTGTGGGTGGACTACGTGAGCGAGTTCGCAGACGAGGTCAGGACCGACGACTACGGCAACGCCGTCGCCACGCTCCGCGGCAGCGACACGTCGGTCGCGCTGGCGGGCCACGGCGACGAGATCGGCTTCATCGTCCGGGACCTGACCGACGACGGGTTCGTCCGTCTCGAGCGCATCGGCGGGTCGGACAAGACCGTCTCCCGCGGCCAACACGTCACCGTCCACACTGCCGACGGCCCGGTCTCGGGCGTCGTCGGCCAGACCGCGATCCACCTCCGGGAGGGCGAGGAGGAGAGCGTCCCCGAAGTGGCCGAACAGCACGTCGACGTGGGCGCCGAAGACGGCGAGGAACTCGAATCGCTCGTCGACCGCGGCGACCCGGTCACGTTCACGCAGACCGTCTCGGAGCTGGCGAACGGCCGGCTCGCCGCTCGCGGGATGGACAACCGAGTCGGCATCTGGGCGGCCGCCGAGGGCCTGCGCCGCGCGGCGGAACGGGGCGTCGACGCCACCGTTCACGCCGTCTCGACGGTCCAGGAGGAAGTCGGCCTGCAGGGCGCGAAGATGGTCGGATTCGACCTCGACCCGGACGCGGTCGTGGCGGTGGACGTCACGCACGCGCCCGACTCGCCGGACTCGCCGAGCGACCGCTCGACCGGCGTCGAACTCGGCGGCGGCCCGGTCGTCTCCCGAGGCAGCGCCAACCACCCGGTCGTGGTCGAGTCGCTCCGCGAGACGGGGACCGACGAGGAGATCGACGTCCAGCTACAGGCGACCGGTATCCGGACCGGCACCGACGCCGACGCCTTCTACACCGCGCGCGGCGGCATCCCGGCGGTCAGCGTCGGCCTCCCGAACCGCTACATGCACACCCCGGTCGAGGTCATCGATCCGGCCGACCTCGACGCGCTGGCGGACCTGCTCGCGGGATTCGCCGCCCGCGCGACCGACGACGCCCCCTTCTCCGTCGATGTGTAG
- a CDS encoding 50S ribosomal protein L37e, translating to MTGAGTPSQGKKNTTTHTKCRRCGEKSYHTKKKVCSSCGFGKSAKRRDYEWQSKAGE from the coding sequence ATGACTGGCGCAGGAACACCGAGCCAAGGGAAGAAGAACACCACGACACACACGAAGTGTCGCCGGTGTGGCGAGAAATCGTATCACACGAAGAAGAAGGTCTGCTCGTCGTGCGGCTTCGGCAAGTCGGCGAAACGACGTGACTACGAGTGGCAGTCGAAAGCCGGCGAATAA